In Methanobacterium sp., a single window of DNA contains:
- a CDS encoding iron-sulfur cluster assembly protein codes for MADELIEKVRDAVATVPDPHMGISIVEMGILQNIEIEENEQTVAKITIRPTNPGCMSAANIAMNVKVAAEKVDEIDKAEIIVEGHMMADAICEMVNK; via the coding sequence ATGGCAGATGAATTAATAGAAAAAGTAAGAGATGCAGTGGCAACAGTACCTGACCCTCACATGGGTATAAGCATAGTTGAAATGGGAATTCTTCAAAATATTGAAATAGAAGAAAATGAACAAACTGTTGCCAAAATCACAATTAGACCAACCAATCCTGGATGTATGAGTGCAGCAAACATAGCAATGAACGTTAAGGTAGCTGCTGAAAAGGTTGATGAAATAGATAAAGCTGAAATAATTGTCGAAGGTCACATGATGGCTGACGCTATCTGTGAAATGGTAAATAAATAA
- the trpD gene encoding anthranilate phosphoribosyltransferase — translation MMDNYLKKVVSGLNLDENEAYDCMMQIISGNLSDSKISAFLTALSIKGETVDEITGFVKAMREICVPVSPNINAPLVDTCGTGGDNLKTFNISTISAIIAASCGVVIAKHGNRSITSKCGGADILEALGVKIDADAREVERCMEKSNIGFMFAPNFHPAMKNVMHVRKELGIRTVFNILGPLTSPANADIQLLGVFDPQYVEVMANVLKNLGVKKALVVHGFDEEGNPAMDEISTIGKTKMAILYNDKIEVKEIYPEDFGIKRPDRELIKASSSLYENKEIVLGVLKGNEESEMDIARLDLCLVNAGAILFIAGAAKDFKHGFKIARNAVKSGKTLEKLNEFIKSSND, via the coding sequence ATGATGGACAACTATTTAAAAAAAGTAGTATCTGGTCTTAATTTAGATGAAAATGAAGCTTATGACTGTATGATGCAGATAATAAGTGGAAATTTAAGTGATTCCAAGATATCTGCTTTTTTAACCGCCCTTTCAATAAAAGGAGAAACAGTAGATGAAATAACAGGCTTTGTAAAAGCTATGCGTGAAATCTGTGTGCCTGTTTCTCCAAATATAAATGCTCCACTTGTTGATACATGCGGAACAGGAGGTGATAATTTAAAAACATTTAATATAAGTACTATTTCCGCAATAATAGCTGCTTCATGCGGTGTTGTAATAGCAAAGCATGGTAACAGGAGTATAACAAGTAAATGCGGTGGTGCAGATATACTCGAAGCTCTGGGGGTTAAAATTGATGCAGATGCCAGGGAAGTGGAAAGATGTATGGAAAAAAGCAATATAGGGTTCATGTTTGCCCCTAATTTCCATCCTGCAATGAAAAATGTAATGCATGTTAGAAAAGAACTTGGAATTAGAACTGTTTTTAATATTTTAGGGCCTTTAACATCTCCTGCAAATGCAGATATCCAACTTCTTGGGGTCTTTGATCCCCAGTATGTTGAAGTAATGGCTAATGTGCTTAAAAACCTTGGAGTGAAGAAGGCGCTGGTTGTTCATGGATTTGATGAAGAAGGAAATCCTGCAATGGATGAAATTTCTACCATCGGGAAAACAAAGATGGCGATACTTTATAATGATAAAATAGAAGTAAAAGAAATATATCCTGAAGATTTTGGTATAAAAAGGCCAGATAGAGAATTAATTAAAGCATCTTCAAGTCTGTATGAGAATAAAGAAATTGTGCTTGGGGTTTTAAAGGGTAATGAAGAAAGTGAAATGGATATAGCAAGACTTGATTTATGCCTTGTAAATGCAGGGGCTATTCTTTTTATTGCTGGTGCTGCAAAAGACTTTAAGCATGGATTTAAAATAGCACGAAACGCTGTTAAATCAGGTAAAACTCTTGAAAAACTAAATGAATTTATAAAATCAAGTAATGACTAA
- a CDS encoding HypC/HybG/HupF family hydrogenase formation chaperone codes for MCIAAPAQIIEINDNVAVVDFGGVRQNAKLDLVEDVEVGRYVLVHSGYAIEVLSDQEAKESLEAWEELLKALDEEDNQ; via the coding sequence ATGTGTATCGCAGCCCCAGCACAAATAATAGAAATTAACGATAATGTAGCAGTTGTTGACTTTGGAGGAGTACGTCAAAACGCTAAACTGGATTTAGTGGAAGATGTTGAAGTAGGCAGATATGTACTGGTTCATTCAGGATATGCTATAGAAGTTTTAAGCGATCAAGAAGCCAAAGAATCACTGGAAGCATGGGAAGAACTTCTAAAAGCTTTGGATGAAGAAGACAACCAGTAA
- a CDS encoding aminodeoxychorismate/anthranilate synthase component II: MILILDNYDSFTYNLYQLIGELEKDIMVKRNDEISVEEIRQINPDQIIISPGPGNPLNKRDFGICMDVIKEFNGIIPILGVCLGHQGIFAAFGGKITRAKPIHGKLSKIHHTDDGIFKGVENSMEATRYHSLICDKESIPECIEITAKTDDGTIMGIKHVDSPVFGLQFHPESIGTAQGVQIIKNFLEVGS; the protein is encoded by the coding sequence ATGATACTTATACTTGATAATTATGATTCCTTCACCTATAACTTATATCAGCTAATAGGGGAACTTGAAAAGGACATTATGGTTAAAAGAAATGATGAAATCAGTGTTGAAGAAATAAGGCAAATTAATCCAGATCAAATAATCATTTCTCCAGGTCCTGGAAATCCATTAAACAAAAGAGATTTTGGGATTTGCATGGACGTGATAAAAGAATTTAATGGTATAATTCCTATTTTAGGAGTATGTTTAGGGCATCAGGGAATTTTTGCAGCGTTTGGAGGTAAAATTACAAGAGCTAAGCCAATTCACGGTAAATTGAGCAAAATTCACCATACAGATGATGGAATCTTTAAAGGGGTTGAAAATTCCATGGAAGCTACAAGATATCATTCACTTATCTGTGATAAAGAGAGCATTCCGGAATGTATAGAAATCACTGCAAAAACAGATGATGGGACTATTATGGGAATAAAACATGTTGATAGTCCTGTTTTCGGCCTGCAATTTCATCCAGAGTCCATAGGGACTGCTCAAGGTGTTCAAATAATTAAAAACTTCCTGGAAGTGGGTTCATGA
- the trpB gene encoding tryptophan synthase subunit beta produces MILDGKFGKYGGVFVPELLIPALEELERAFLKFKDDKKFNEELEYYLREFAGRPTPLYHARNLSEKLGCKIYLKREDLLHTGAHKINNTLGQGLLAKYMGKTRLIAETGAGQHGIATAVIGSLLQIPTEVYMGSEDVERQKLNVFRMELSGAKVIPVENGSKTLKDAINDAFRDWVSSADTTHYLIGSTMGPHPYPMMVKHFQKVIGKETKADILEKEGKLPDAVIACVGGGSNSMGIFSEFIDDKEVNLIGAEGGGEGLDGKHGATISAGTEGILHGSLSFVLQNDHGQIAEAHSISAGLDYPGVGPEHAFLSSEGRAEYYPVTNEEALRGFKLLSEYEGILPALESSHAVGMAEKYARKNKGKTIVINLSGRGDKDVDILAKLMGVNL; encoded by the coding sequence ATGATTTTAGATGGGAAATTCGGTAAATACGGGGGGGTTTTTGTACCAGAACTCCTGATTCCTGCCCTTGAAGAACTGGAAAGGGCATTTTTAAAATTCAAAGATGATAAAAAATTCAATGAAGAACTTGAATATTATTTAAGAGAGTTTGCAGGGAGACCAACACCCCTCTATCATGCACGTAATCTATCAGAAAAATTAGGATGTAAAATTTATCTGAAACGTGAGGATTTACTCCATACAGGAGCTCATAAAATAAATAACACCCTCGGACAGGGGCTTCTTGCGAAGTATATGGGTAAAACAAGATTAATAGCAGAAACCGGGGCAGGACAACATGGAATTGCAACTGCAGTAATTGGATCACTTCTCCAAATCCCAACTGAAGTTTATATGGGCAGTGAAGATGTAGAAAGGCAAAAATTAAATGTCTTCAGAATGGAACTATCCGGGGCAAAAGTTATACCCGTCGAAAACGGCTCAAAAACATTGAAAGACGCGATCAATGACGCATTTAGAGACTGGGTTTCAAGTGCAGATACAACCCATTATCTTATTGGATCTACAATGGGTCCTCATCCCTATCCCATGATGGTAAAACACTTCCAGAAAGTTATTGGTAAAGAAACTAAAGCAGACATCCTTGAAAAAGAGGGAAAACTTCCAGATGCAGTAATAGCATGCGTCGGTGGTGGAAGTAATTCCATGGGGATATTTTCCGAATTTATAGATGATAAAGAAGTAAATCTTATTGGCGCTGAAGGTGGAGGCGAAGGATTAGATGGCAAACACGGTGCAACAATCAGTGCAGGTACTGAAGGGATTTTACATGGATCTCTCTCCTTTGTTCTCCAAAATGATCATGGACAAATAGCTGAAGCTCATTCAATATCTGCTGGTCTTGATTATCCTGGTGTAGGGCCAGAGCATGCATTTTTAAGTAGTGAAGGGCGTGCAGAATATTATCCTGTAACAAATGAGGAAGCCCTTAGAGGTTTTAAGCTTCTTTCAGAATATGAAGGGATTCTACCTGCACTGGAAAGCTCTCATGCAGTCGGAATGGCCGAAAAGTATGCAAGGAAAAACAAAGGAAAAACCATTGTCATAAATCTCTCAGGTAGGGGAGATAAAGACGTTGATATACTTGCAAAGCTTATGGGGGTAAATTTATGA
- a CDS encoding amino acid-binding protein, whose amino-acid sequence MWEKIKHKFEKFPARMNVARKIVEYGLCVGENGKIYCGDIEISDLAIARAANVDRRSIKTTVDVILSDEQLAKIFSNIIPAGPLVKNVAKDLGFGVVEIEAEAENPGIIAKATDLISKENISIRQVHAGDPEFEENPRLTIITEKPMDGNLINKFLEIEGVIRVSIY is encoded by the coding sequence ATGTGGGAGAAAATAAAACATAAATTTGAAAAATTTCCGGCACGTATGAACGTAGCAAGGAAAATAGTAGAATATGGATTGTGTGTTGGTGAAAATGGCAAAATATATTGTGGTGATATTGAAATAAGTGATTTAGCAATTGCAAGAGCAGCAAATGTTGATAGGAGAAGCATTAAAACTACAGTAGATGTGATTCTATCTGATGAACAGCTTGCAAAGATATTTTCAAATATAATCCCCGCAGGGCCACTCGTTAAAAATGTAGCAAAAGATCTGGGATTTGGTGTTGTAGAGATCGAGGCTGAAGCTGAAAATCCAGGAATAATTGCCAAAGCTACAGATTTAATATCAAAGGAAAATATAAGCATTAGGCAGGTTCATGCAGGTGATCCTGAATTTGAAGAAAACCCCCGTCTTACTATTATAACAGAAAAGCCAATGGATGGAAATTTGATAAATAAATTTCTGGAGATTGAAGGAGTGATAAGGGTTTCTATATATTAG
- a CDS encoding AAA family ATPase — MKHPWNVVVVTGVPGVGKTSLCRKISKELEYNYVNYGDLMLEIARSRDLASTDQEMFSLPIEEQYEIWKTAALIIKGLNQVIIDLHGVDQSKIGYILSLPVEIIYPDIIMVIEASEDKIFFRRHKDHKERIEDTTVTLKEHKWFLRITMAICSVIFGCNLAVLKNDNFEDCLLQMRNILSK, encoded by the coding sequence ATGAAACATCCATGGAACGTTGTTGTTGTAACCGGCGTTCCTGGAGTTGGTAAAACATCACTCTGTAGAAAAATTAGCAAAGAATTAGAATATAATTACGTTAATTATGGAGATCTCATGCTTGAAATAGCAAGAAGCAGAGATCTTGCATCTACAGACCAAGAAATGTTCAGTCTTCCTATTGAAGAACAATATGAAATCTGGAAGACTGCTGCTTTAATAATAAAAGGTTTAAATCAGGTTATTATTGATTTACATGGTGTGGATCAATCTAAAATTGGTTACATCCTTTCATTACCTGTTGAGATCATTTATCCGGATATTATCATGGTTATTGAAGCATCAGAGGATAAAATATTCTTTAGAAGACATAAAGATCATAAAGAACGGATAGAAGACACTACAGTAACTTTAAAAGAACATAAATGGTTTTTAAGAATTACCATGGCTATTTGTTCTGTGATTTTTGGATGTAATTTGGCAGTATTAAAAAATGACAATTTTGAGGATTGTTTATTACAGATGAGAAATATTTTAAGCAAATGA
- the trpC gene encoding indole-3-glycerol phosphate synthase TrpC: protein MISFSQIITERKKILKREMKYRPLSELKENIRVTKIRANFKKAIINEKDISIICEYKPASPSKGDISNLMVEDVVHLYEKGGASAVSVLTEEMFFKSSVKNLRIASKTTKLPVLRKDFIIDEYQIYEARSCGASAVLLMADLYKDLRFGIDLCHYFEMDALVECKNREEIEIAKKAGANIIGINNRNFNDFSIDFKRTEKLAKHVPEDIILVSESGVQNGQDIKLLGSYGADAVLIGSSIMESVDISKKVEELVKAGKNIKVEENEG, encoded by the coding sequence ATGATCAGTTTTTCACAAATAATCACCGAAAGGAAGAAAATACTTAAAAGAGAAATGAAATATCGGCCTTTAAGCGAATTAAAAGAAAATATCAGGGTTACGAAGATAAGGGCAAATTTTAAAAAGGCAATTATTAATGAAAAAGATATTTCCATAATCTGTGAGTACAAACCAGCATCACCATCTAAAGGTGATATTTCCAATCTAATGGTTGAAGATGTGGTTCATTTATATGAAAAAGGAGGAGCAAGTGCAGTTTCTGTATTAACCGAAGAAATGTTCTTTAAAAGCAGTGTTAAAAATCTGCGAATTGCATCTAAAACCACCAAGTTACCTGTCCTTAGAAAGGATTTTATTATTGATGAATACCAGATTTATGAAGCCCGTTCCTGTGGAGCAAGTGCAGTGCTCCTGATGGCAGATTTATATAAAGATCTGAGATTTGGAATTGATTTATGCCATTATTTTGAAATGGATGCTCTTGTGGAGTGTAAAAACAGAGAAGAAATAGAAATAGCCAAAAAAGCAGGGGCAAATATAATCGGAATAAATAACCGGAACTTCAATGATTTCAGTATTGACTTTAAAAGAACAGAAAAGCTAGCAAAACATGTACCTGAAGATATAATTCTTGTATCAGAAAGCGGAGTGCAAAATGGACAAGATATTAAACTTCTTGGAAGCTATGGTGCTGATGCAGTTTTAATCGGTTCCAGCATAATGGAATCAGTTGATATATCTAAAAAAGTAGAAGAACTGGTTAAAGCAGGAAAAAACATAAAGGTTGAAGAAAATGAAGGCTAA
- the trpE gene encoding anthranilate synthase component I has translation MNVFGNIKLKKPQSIEIDFDSPFELFKNIYRNSESAFLLESMESDSGLSRLSVLGFKPVAILKAKDNVLIMEKEGMKEEIETENPFDEIKKLTSESFEKKGFVGGLVGYISYEAARYFENIKTNDSFYPEFEFGLFLDSIIFDRLQNKCEYVTLGENRIDEINQMAKKSHKIGNIDFKFKKQQHSKEEFENMVKLAKEKIKAGEIFQSVISNAREYEIKGDKLSIYKNLRKMNPSPYMYHLKLGKTEIIGSSPEMLVRVEGRNVETFPIAGTRKRGKNIEDDKKLENELLNDEKELAEHLMLVDLARNDVGKVSEFDSVIIPEYMAVKKFSHVQHIVSHVIGKLREDMTAVDAFGSIFPAGTLSGAPKIRAMEIINELEGISRGPYGGALGYFSLNGNADFAIVIRTLICKGYRAKLQAGAGIVYDSIPENEYFECENKAQALVKALELASGKNISSLED, from the coding sequence GTGAATGTTTTTGGCAATATTAAATTAAAAAAACCTCAGAGTATTGAAATTGACTTCGATTCTCCTTTTGAATTATTTAAAAATATTTATCGAAACTCAGAAAGTGCATTTCTCCTTGAATCAATGGAAAGTGACAGCGGACTTTCAAGACTTTCGGTTTTAGGTTTTAAACCCGTTGCAATATTAAAAGCTAAAGATAATGTTTTAATTATGGAAAAAGAGGGGATGAAAGAAGAAATTGAAACAGAAAATCCTTTTGATGAAATAAAGAAACTGACATCTGAAAGTTTCGAAAAAAAAGGGTTTGTAGGGGGTCTTGTAGGCTACATATCCTATGAAGCAGCAAGATATTTTGAAAATATAAAGACAAATGATTCTTTCTACCCTGAATTTGAATTTGGTTTATTCTTAGACTCCATAATTTTCGATAGATTACAGAATAAATGCGAATATGTTACACTTGGCGAAAACAGAATAGATGAAATAAACCAGATGGCAAAAAAAAGTCATAAAATTGGTAATATTGATTTCAAATTCAAAAAACAACAGCATTCAAAGGAAGAATTTGAAAATATGGTGAAACTTGCTAAAGAGAAAATAAAAGCAGGTGAAATATTCCAGAGTGTGATTTCCAATGCCCGTGAATACGAAATAAAAGGGGATAAACTTTCAATTTATAAAAATCTTCGTAAAATGAACCCTTCACCTTACATGTATCATCTAAAACTTGGAAAAACTGAAATAATCGGTTCAAGTCCAGAGATGCTTGTAAGGGTTGAAGGAAGAAACGTTGAAACATTTCCAATTGCAGGAACAAGAAAACGCGGTAAAAACATTGAAGATGATAAAAAATTAGAAAATGAATTATTAAATGACGAAAAAGAGCTTGCAGAACATCTAATGCTTGTTGATCTTGCAAGAAATGATGTAGGGAAAGTAAGTGAATTTGATTCTGTAATCATCCCCGAATATATGGCTGTAAAAAAGTTTTCGCATGTACAGCACATAGTTTCTCACGTTATAGGAAAATTAAGAGAGGATATGACTGCGGTAGATGCATTTGGATCTATTTTCCCTGCAGGAACTTTAAGCGGTGCCCCCAAGATAAGGGCAATGGAAATAATTAATGAACTTGAAGGAATTTCAAGAGGACCTTATGGTGGTGCTTTAGGTTATTTCTCTCTGAATGGAAATGCTGATTTTGCAATTGTTATAAGGACTTTAATATGTAAAGGATATAGAGCCAAATTACAGGCAGGAGCAGGAATCGTATATGATTCTATACCTGAAAATGAGTATTTTGAATGTGAAAATAAGGCACAGGCACTTGTAAAAGCCCTTGAACTTGCAAGTGGTAAGAATATTTCAAGTTTGGAGGACTAA
- the trpA gene encoding tryptophan synthase subunit alpha, translated as MNIETYEDVFNRLKARKEGALIPFIVAGDPDFETSIKIVKTFVENGADALEIGFPFSDPVADGPTVQLADIRALNSGMTTKRGFEFIRSVRKFTDIPIGILTYYNLIYKMGLDEFYKTAKESGANAILAADLPPEEAKDALEVAEKHGVQQIFMAAQTTSNERLQEILEMCSGFLYVVAVMGITGARDELKISTVELIERIKAHSEIPIAVGFGISRPEHVREVITAGADGAIVASAILNIITENLNNKEKVLQKIGKFCKELKEATKVNL; from the coding sequence ATGAATATTGAAACCTATGAAGATGTATTTAATAGATTAAAAGCCAGGAAAGAAGGTGCATTAATTCCTTTTATAGTTGCAGGTGATCCAGACTTTGAAACATCTATTAAAATTGTTAAAACATTTGTTGAAAATGGTGCTGATGCCCTTGAAATAGGTTTTCCCTTCAGTGATCCAGTCGCAGATGGACCCACAGTCCAATTAGCAGATATAAGGGCTCTTAATTCTGGTATGACTACTAAAAGAGGGTTTGAATTTATAAGAAGTGTTCGGAAATTTACAGATATACCCATTGGAATTTTGACGTACTACAATTTAATTTACAAAATGGGTCTTGATGAATTTTATAAAACTGCAAAAGAAAGTGGAGCTAATGCCATCCTTGCAGCTGATTTGCCTCCTGAAGAAGCAAAAGATGCTCTTGAAGTGGCAGAAAAGCATGGTGTTCAGCAGATTTTCATGGCTGCCCAGACAACAAGCAATGAGAGACTTCAAGAAATATTAGAAATGTGTTCTGGCTTCCTTTATGTTGTTGCAGTTATGGGGATTACCGGGGCACGGGATGAGCTTAAAATCAGTACTGTTGAACTTATAGAACGTATAAAAGCGCATAGTGAGATTCCAATAGCTGTTGGTTTTGGTATTTCCAGACCTGAACACGTGAGGGAGGTTATCACTGCTGGTGCAGATGGTGCAATTGTTGCCAGCGCTATATTAAATATTATCACTGAAAATCTTAATAATAAAGAGAAAGTGCTTCAAAAAATTGGTAAATTTTGCAAAGAGCTAAAAGAGGCAACGAAAGTTAATTTGTGA
- a CDS encoding histidine kinase dimerization/phosphoacceptor domain -containing protein gives MYVSEDKDKIRILKNLLIFVTFISIIKTLINVPSSIDLNKIIFIIINLLVLSILLYVSKISSKYGKRAFIGWILITLSLLVTFLGNIIWIVLPIGFNQPSSPSIADIFYLAYYPLIIMGILHLPVTQTHDIKKYHILIDTGILIVSFALVLWVVLINPLLQMQNPFSIVISLSYLFLDIFLLFTLFYLFFNWFGQVKKTPLLLLIMSALILVITNLIFLYQFLYGIYNSGGLLDAGWSTSYILTALAGIYYINDEKIRYISSFPYKLSPKINLSSYLPLLWLFFIYLLLFWIYLYPEGSNTNVLLGGAVIIITLVFIRQIIALEDSNRTQKLLQANQDILEKREKHLSLITNNMMDLITQSDINGVYQYLSPSSKKILGYDSKSLLGKNVLDFVHPDDLETFKSFFKNAKYYTYPNEIEYRFKKDTETYVWLETVGTPIFNHENEHMGFVCGTRDIDYRKHAEEQIKASLEEKKVLLKEIHHRVKNNMQVISSLLSLQSRYIKDDNYRDIFKESQDRVRSMAMIHENLYRSENLARINIEKYIQKLVSGLFNSYGIKSGLIISKINVESVMLDIDSAIPCGLILNELVTNSLKHAFPANVVRKFEDKNQGNEVFPDSKNKDFEGSSIPVNIVHGQTDLKFNSPEDYGEISIEMLQEGNSLKMIVGDNGIGFPENIDFKNTESLGLQLVNTLVKQLNGSIELENGNGTKFIIKFEKTGK, from the coding sequence ATGTATGTTTCGGAAGATAAGGATAAAATAAGAATTTTAAAGAATCTATTAATCTTCGTTACATTCATTTCCATCATTAAAACCCTAATAAATGTACCCAGCTCTATTGATTTAAATAAAATCATATTTATTATCATAAATTTACTTGTTTTAAGTATTTTACTGTATGTATCAAAGATATCTTCTAAATATGGAAAAAGAGCATTTATAGGATGGATTTTAATTACATTATCCTTATTGGTTACATTTTTGGGTAACATTATATGGATTGTTCTTCCAATTGGTTTCAATCAGCCTTCATCACCCTCCATTGCCGACATTTTTTATTTAGCTTATTATCCTTTGATTATAATGGGTATTCTTCATCTACCTGTTACTCAAACCCATGATATCAAAAAATATCATATTCTTATTGATACAGGGATTTTAATTGTGTCTTTTGCCCTGGTTCTATGGGTAGTTCTAATAAATCCCCTTCTTCAGATGCAAAACCCATTCAGCATAGTTATATCGTTATCTTATTTGTTTTTGGATATCTTTTTGTTATTTACACTCTTTTATTTATTTTTTAATTGGTTTGGACAGGTTAAAAAAACCCCATTATTATTGTTAATTATGAGCGCTTTAATTCTTGTCATTACCAATTTAATTTTTTTATATCAATTTTTATATGGAATATATAATTCTGGCGGACTTTTAGATGCAGGATGGTCAACTTCATATATTTTAACCGCCCTCGCCGGTATTTATTATATCAACGATGAAAAAATCAGATATATATCATCTTTTCCATACAAATTATCCCCTAAAATTAATTTAAGTTCATATTTACCATTATTATGGCTCTTTTTTATATATCTATTATTATTCTGGATTTATCTTTATCCTGAAGGATCCAATACCAATGTATTGCTCGGAGGAGCAGTGATTATAATAACACTGGTATTTATTCGCCAGATTATCGCTCTGGAGGATAGTAACAGGACTCAGAAGTTATTACAGGCTAATCAGGATATACTGGAAAAACGAGAAAAACATCTGAGCCTTATAACTAATAACATGATGGATTTAATTACCCAAAGTGATATAAACGGTGTTTATCAGTATTTAAGTCCTTCGTCTAAAAAAATTTTAGGATATGATTCAAAAAGCCTGTTAGGGAAAAATGTTTTGGATTTTGTTCATCCTGATGATCTTGAAACATTCAAATCATTTTTTAAGAATGCAAAGTACTACACATATCCTAATGAAATAGAATATCGTTTTAAAAAGGATACCGAAACTTATGTTTGGCTTGAAACTGTAGGTACTCCAATATTCAATCATGAAAATGAGCACATGGGATTTGTATGTGGTACAAGAGATATAGATTATCGTAAACATGCAGAAGAACAAATCAAAGCTTCACTTGAAGAAAAAAAGGTTTTATTAAAAGAAATTCATCACAGAGTTAAAAACAACATGCAGGTAATTTCCAGTCTTTTAAGTCTTCAGTCCAGATATATTAAAGATGATAACTACAGGGACATTTTCAAGGAAAGTCAGGATAGAGTAAGATCTATGGCCATGATTCATGAAAATCTATACAGATCCGAGAATCTGGCAAGAATTAACATTGAAAAATACATTCAGAAACTGGTATCGGGGCTTTTTAACTCATATGGAATAAAATCAGGGCTGATAATATCGAAGATAAATGTAGAGAGTGTGATGCTGGATATTGATTCTGCAATTCCCTGCGGCCTCATATTAAATGAACTTGTGACCAATTCTTTAAAACATGCATTCCCTGCGAACGTTGTTCGCAAGTTTGAAGATAAAAACCAGGGAAATGAAGTTTTTCCCGACTCCAAAAACAAAGATTTTGAGGGATCTTCAATTCCAGTGAACATAGTTCACGGACAAACAGATTTAAAATTTAACAGTCCAGAAGATTATGGAGAGATTAGCATTGAAATGTTACAGGAAGGGAATTCGCTCAAAATGATAGTTGGAGATAATGGTATTGGTTTTCCTGAAAACATTGACTTTAAAAATACAGAATCATTAGGATTGCAGCTTGTAAATACCCTTGTAAAACAGCTGAATGGATCTATAGAACTTGAAAACGGTAATGGTACAAAATTTATAATAAAATTTGAAAAAACAGGAAAATAA
- a CDS encoding phosphoribosylanthranilate isomerase, which produces MKAKICGITRSGDLKSSEKLNPDFIGFINIKRSMRFVDTLKINELKNSMKDTDKAVLVMEPDSAEEVIKKVEKCDIKNVQLHSLSPEEISEINGINIIRAIGIAENIDEVKIEEIEQFSKVCDYLLFDSMISGKSGGTGKQIPLQTAIKGAEVAKMSNPDIKLFLAGGMNIERIEKEGKIIKENFDYVDVNSGIEDCPGIKNSLKFKEFMKKCKVI; this is translated from the coding sequence ATGAAGGCTAAAATCTGTGGAATTACAAGATCTGGAGATTTAAAATCTTCAGAAAAACTTAATCCTGACTTTATAGGGTTTATCAATATTAAACGATCCATGAGATTCGTTGATACCCTGAAAATAAATGAACTGAAAAATTCCATGAAAGATACGGATAAAGCCGTGCTGGTAATGGAACCAGATAGTGCTGAAGAAGTCATTAAAAAGGTAGAAAAATGTGATATCAAAAATGTGCAGTTACATTCATTATCCCCTGAAGAAATTTCTGAAATAAATGGAATTAACATCATTAGAGCAATTGGAATTGCTGAAAATATTGATGAAGTTAAAATTGAAGAAATAGAGCAGTTTTCTAAGGTCTGTGATTATTTATTGTTTGATTCCATGATTTCTGGAAAAAGTGGCGGAACTGGAAAACAAATTCCGCTCCAAACAGCAATTAAAGGGGCCGAAGTTGCAAAAATGAGTAATCCTGATATCAAATTGTTTCTTGCAGGTGGAATGAACATAGAAAGGATTGAAAAAGAAGGAAAAATAATTAAAGAGAATTTTGATTATGTTGATGTAAATTCAGGCATTGAAGATTGTCCTGGAATTAAAAATTCACTTAAATTTAAAGAATTTATGAAAAAATGCAAGGTGATCTGA